Sequence from the Enhydrobacter sp. genome:
GCGGCGCTCGGCCGGCTGCTCGCCGTGCTACAGCCGCTGTCGCTGGTCGCGCTGCTGGCGACGCTGGTGCTGCTGTTCGGCTTTCAAGGCGAGCAGATCATCGCCCAGCCCCTCATCATCGCCCTGCTGGCGGTGCCGATCCTGATCCAGGTCTATTTCAACTCTGGCCTCGCCTACTTCCTCAATCGCGCCGCCGGCGAAGCGCACTGCGTCGCCGCTCCCTCGGCGCTGATCGGCGCCAGCAACTTCTTCGAGCTCGCCGTCGCCACCGCGATCAGCCTGTTCGGCTTCGACTCCGGCGCCGCCCTCGCCACCGTGGTCGGTGTGCTGATCGAGGTGCCGGTGATGTTGTCGGTGGTGAAGATCGTCAATGCCAGTAAGGGCTGGTACGAGCGCGGCGCGTGAAGGCCTAGAGAAACGACATCCCACCGCTCAACGCCACGGTCTGACCGGTCATGTAGGCGTTGCCGATCAGCATCATCACCACTTGCGCGCATTCCTCGGGCGTGCCGAAGCGGCCGAGCGGGATGCGGGCCGGCGACGCGGCGACGCCGCCCCGCACCATGTCTGTCTCGATCAGCGACGGCGCCACGGCGTTCACCGTGATGCCGTCCCTCACCAGCCGCGCCGCATAGCCGCGCGTCAGCCCTTCGAGGCCCGCCTTCGAGGCGTTGTAGTGCGGCCCGACCGCACCCGCGCCGCGCGCCGCGCCCGACGAGATATTGACGATGCGGCCCCAGCGCCGCGCCCGCATGCCGGCGACCACGGCCTGCGTGCAGAGGAACGCGCTCTTGAGGTTGGCTGCGATGGTGACGTCGAAGTCGTCCTCGGTGAGGTCGTCGACCGAGCGGACCAGCCCGATCCCGGCATTGTTGACCAGGATGTCGACGGCACCCAGCGCCCGCACCGCGGTCTGCACCAATCCGGTCACGTCGTCCGACTTCGAAACGTCGGCCTGCAGCGCGCAGGCGCTCGCACCGGACTGGCGGATCCGGTCGACGACCCGCTCCGCGTCCTCTCTCCTGCTCAGGTAGTTCACCGCGACCGCGGCGCCCGCTTCGGCCAGCGAAATCGCGATCGCCCTGCCGATACCGCGCGAGGCGCCGGTCACCAGCGCCACCTTGCCCGTGAGGTCGGTCATGCGTCGTTCTCCCGGTCGACCCGCCAGCGCCGGCATGTTAGCCCTTTTCTCAACTCAGGAGGTCACCTCATGGCGCGTCTCGGCTTCGGCGCATTCCTCGCCCCCCACCATCCGATCGGCGAAAACCCGCTGCTGCAGTTCCGGCGCGACATCGCCTTCGTCAAGCACCTCGACGATCTCGGTTACGACGAATTCTGGTGCGGCGAGCATCATTCGTCCGGCTGGGAAATGATCGCCTCGCCCGAGATGTTCCTCGCGGCGGCCGGCGAGCACACCAAGCGCATCAAGCTCGCGACAGGCGTGGTCTCGCTGCCCTATCACCATCCCTACAACGTCGCCCAGCGCATGGTGCAGCTCGACTGGATGACCGGCGGCCGGGCGATCTTCGGCTCGGGCCCGGGTGCGCTGCCGTCCGACGCCTACACGCTCGCCATCGACCCGATGACCCAGCGCGACCGCCAGGACGAGGCGATCGGCGTCATTCGTCGCCTGATGAAGGGCGAGCGTGTCACCCATCAGAGCGACTGGTTCACGATGCAGGACGCCGCCCTGCAGCTCCTGCCGATGCAGGAGGAGATGCCGTTCGCGGTCGCCTCGCAGATCAGCCCGTCGGGCATGACCTTGGCCGGCAAGTACGGCATCGGCATCATTTCGCTGGGCTCGATGTCGAGCGAGGGCCTGACGGCGCTGCCGACGCAGTGGGGCTTCGCCGAGAAGGCCGCCAAGGAGAACGGCACCACCGTCGATCGCCGGAACTGGCGCGTGCTCCTCAATTGGCACATCGCCGAGACGCGCGAGAAGGCGATCGAGCAGGCACGGTTCGGCCTCAAGCGCTGGCACAACGAATACATCGTGGCGACCCTGCAGCGGCCGGGCGCCGTCGCCTTCAAGACCGAGGACGAGGCCATCGAGCAGACGGCGTTCGCGCCGGGCTCGGCCGCCGTCATCGGCACGCCCGACGATCTCGTGAAGCTGATCAAGGACGTCCATGCCAAGAGCGGCGGCTTCGGCACCGTCGTCGGCTTCGTGCACGACTGGGCCAATCCGGAGAACACCTTCCGCAGCTGGGATCTGGTGGCGCGCTACGTCATGCCGGAGATCAACGGCTACGTGACCAAGCTGCGCGAATCGGAGCGCCACCTGCAGGTCAATCGCGGCGTCTTCGAGCGCGCCAACAAGGCGATCATGGCCAAGATCATGGCGGACAAGGACGCCGCCGAGGCGCTCAAGGTCACGCAGAACCCGCGCTTCGCCGCCGCCGGCGCGCAGGTCCCGACAGGCCTGGGCAAGGGCAAGGAAGCCGCCGAATAGCCTGACGTGGCCATGGTCGTCGTGATGGGCGTGTCGGGGTCGGGCAAGACCACGATCGCCTCATTGCTCGCGAAGGCATTGGGCTGTCCGTTCAAGGAGGGCGACGCGTTCCATCCGCCGGCCAACGTCGAGAAAATGAAGGGCGGTACGCCGCTCACCGACGAGGATCGCTGGCCGTGGCTCGAGCGCGTCGCCGCCGAGATCGCGGGCTGGCGGGCCAATGGCGGCTCGGGCGTCGTCACCTGCTCGGCGCTGAAGCGCGCCTATCGCCAGGTCCTGACCGGCGGCGCAGCCGACGTGACCCTGGTCTATCTCAAGGGCGACCGTGCCCTGATCGAGCAGCGTCTCGAGGCCCGGCGCGGGCACTTCATGCCGGCCACCCTGCTCGACAGCCAGTTCGCCATCCTGCAGGAACCGGGCGGGGACGAGCGGCCGATCATCGTCGATGTCGGCCCCGCCCCGTCTGCTATCGTGGCCGAGATCATCGGCGAGCTGAAGCGGAGGCACCCATGAAGATCGTCGTCGGCTCCGATCACGCGGGCTATGCGATGAAGCTCGAGCTGCTGCCGTTCCTGCGCGAGCTCGGGCACGAGGTGACGGATGTCGGCTCTTTCGACCCCAAGCCGGTCGACTTCCCCGACATCGCACGCAAGGTGGCGGCGGCCATCACCTCGGGCCAGGCCGAGCGCGGGCTGATGGTGTGCGGCACGGGAGTCGGCGCCTCGATCGGCGCCAACAAGATGAAGGGCATCCGCGCCGCGGTCTGCCACGACGTCCATTCGGCGCACCAGTCGGTCGAGCACGACGACGTCAACGTCATGTGCATCGGCGCGCAGATCGTCGGTCCCTGGCTCGCCCGCGACCTGATCGTCGCCTATCTCGACGCCAGGTTCTCGACCGCAGAAGAGTTCCGCCGCCGCGTCGCCAAGCTCGCCGACATGGATGCCGGACGCTAACCCTCGGCCACGCCGAACGCCTTGCGCATCGCCTGAACGCCCTGCTGGTGCGGGCCCCACAGCCGGCCGCCGACCACGCCGCCGTCGACCACCAGGTCGTGGCCGTTGATGAAGGTCGATTCGTCGGAGGCGAGGAACACGGCGGCGTTGGCGATGTCGTCGGTCAGGCCGGCGCGCGGAATGGGCTGCAGCGCCGCCATGCTTCCCTTCACGGCTTCGGCATAGGTGTCGGCCTTGTCGGGCGGCAGGCCGAGCGCCTTGGCGAAGATGCCGGTCGCGATGCCGCCCGGCGAGATCGCGTTGCAGCGCACGTTCTTCTCGCCGAGCTGCATGGCGGCGCACACCGTGAGATGCACGACGGCCGCCTTGGCGGCGCCGTAGATCATCGAGGTCGAATAGCCGGCGCGGCGCGCGGCCACGCTGCCGTTGTTGATGATGCTGCCGGCGCCCTGCTTCATCATGATCGGTGCCGCATGCTTCATGCCGAGCATGACCGAACGAACCAGCGTCGCCATGGCGGCGTCGAAGCCCTCGACCGGCACGGTCTCGATGCCGCCGACCGGCGCGGGCCCGCCGGCGTTGTTGAACAGGCAGTCGAGTCGGCCCCATTTGGCGAGGCAAGAATCGATCACGCCCTTCACCTCGGCCTCCTGCGTGGCATCCGCCTTGATGAACAGGCACTTGTCCTTGCCCAATGCCCGCTCGAGCGAGCGGCCGAGCTCCTCGCGCCGGCCGGTCGCCACAACCTTCGCGCCGTGCGCCGCGAAGATCTCGACGGTGCGCCGGCCGATGCCGCTGGTCGCGCCGGTGACGATGGTGACCTTGCCGTCGAGCCTGCCCATGCCTGTCTCCCCTTTGTCCGGGAGGGATGATACACCAACGCCAGCAAGGAGAAGTGCATGACGGTGCTGGGCATCATGGGCGGCAGCGGCCTCTACGAGATCGCAGGCTTGAAGGACGCGAAATGGTGTCGGGTCGCATCGCCGTTCGGCGAGACATCGGACGAGTTCCTGTTCGGCGTGCTCGACGGACTCGACGTCGTCTTCGTGCCGCGCCACGGCCGCGGCCACCGCCATTCACCGACCTCGATCAACTACCGCGCCAACATCGACGCGCTGAAGCGCTCGGGTGTCACCGACATTCTCTCATTGTCGGCCTGCGGTTCGCTGCGCGAGGACCTGCCACCCGGCCATTTCGTCGTCGTCGACCAGTTCATCGACCGCACCTTCGCGCGCGACAAGAGCTTCTTCGGCGACGGCTTCGTCGCGCACGTGTCGATGGCCCATCCGACCTGCAGCCGGTTGGCGCGGGCCGTCCACGATTGCGCACGCAATGCCGGATATCCGGTCAAGTTCGGCGGCACCTATCTCGTGATGGAGGGTCCGCAATTCTCCAGCCTCGCCGAGTCCAATCTCTACCGCAGCTGGGGTTGCGACGTGATCGGCATGACCAACATGCCGGAAGCCAAGCTCGCCCGCGAGGCGGAGATTTGCTACGTCACCGTCGCCATGGTGACCGATTTCGATTGCTGGCATCCGGACCACGGCCACGTCCAGGTTACCGACATCGTGCGCGTCCTGCACGACAACGCCGAACGGGCCAAGTCGCTGGTCAAGATGGTGGCGCCGCTGCTCAGGAAGGCGCGGCCCTCGCCCTGCCCCTCGGGCTGCGACCATGCCCTGGAACATGCGCTCATCACCGCCCCCGACGCGCGCGCTCCGGCCATGGCGAAGAAGCTCGAGGCGGTCGCGGGCCGGGTGCTGAAGGCTAGATAGCCGGCGCGAGCCGGTGCGCGACCAGCGAGGCGTAGCGCGCGGCCACCGGCAGGAAGACCTTGAAGTCGAGATGGCTCGCGCTGCCCGCAAGGTCGCTGAGGCAGCGCACGTTGACCACGGGGATGTCGCCGCCCCAGCGATGAGCGACCTGCGCCACCGCCCCGCCTTCCATCTCGACGGCCAGCGCGTCGAACTCGGCGTGCAGCCGCCGCCGCACTTCATCGGAGCTGATGAAGGTGTCGCCCGTGAGGATCGTGCCGAAATGGATGCCCGGCACGCGTCCGCCGCGAACGATCGCGTCGGGAAGCGGTTCCAGCACCAGGCTCGCCAGCGCCATCCGCAGGCGCGCCACCACCGAATCCGACAGCGGATAGCCCGGAGTCCACTCCTCGCCCAGCGAACGGCGGCTGCCGGGCTGGACCGTACGCAGCCCATCTTCGTACTGCACCTTGTAGTCATGCTGGAGGTTTCCGGCGCCAACCACGATATCGCCGACGTCGAGCGCCGGATCGAGGCCGCCGGCCACGCCGCAGACCAGCAGGGCGCGGCAGGCGAAGCGGTCGAGCAGCAGCGACGTCGCCACGCCGGCATTGACCTTGCCGGCGCCCGATTCGACGAACACCGCCTCGCGACCCGCGATGACGCCCCGCCAGAAACCCAGTCCGCCGATCTCCTGCACCTTGCCGGGCCGGTCCGACAGGTGGACCAGTTCCTCGGGCAGGGCCGATATGACGCCCAGGAGCCTGTTCGACATGGTCGAATGGGCTATAAGGTCGCCGCCCCGATGTCCATCGCCCCCATCGACCTGCAGGCGCTGCGCGATTCCTGCACCCTGCTCGCCCGCGACGCCGGACGCGAGATCATGCGCATCTACGCCGGCGATCTCGGCGTGCGCGACAAGGCCGACAAGAGTCCCGTCACCGACGCCGACCATGCCGCCGAGGCGATCATCGTCGCCGGGCTGCGCGCGCTCGCGCCCGGCATGCCGGTGGTCGCCGAGGAGGAGATGGCGGCCGGCCGCGTGCCGACGCTCAATGGCGGGCCATTCTGGCTGGTCGATCCGCTCGACGGCACCAAGGAATTCATCAAGAAGAACGGCGAGTTCACGGTCAACATCGCGCTCGTCGACGAGGGCCGTCCCGTCCTCGGGATCGTGCTGGCGCCCGATCCGGACACGCTGTGGCGCGGCGCCGCCGGGATCGGCGCCGACAAGAGCGAGAAAGGCGGGCCGTTCGGCACCATCGCCACGCGCCGGGCGCCCGCGCAAGGGTTGGTCGCCTGCGCCAGCCGCAGCCACGCCATCTACAGCGATCTCGACATCTGGTTCCGCAACAACGACATCAAGGTCGCCGACCGGCTGCAGGCCGGATCGTCGCTCAAGTTCTGCCTGATCGCCGAAGGCAAGGCCGACATCTATCCGCGCTTCGGCCCGACCAACGAATGGGATACCGCCGCCGGCCAAGGCGTGCTCGAGGCCGCGGGCGGCGAAGTGGTGACCACCGACGGCCGGCCGCTCTCCTACGGCAAGCCCCGATTCTCCAATCCGCACTTCATCGCGCGCACGCTGGACGCGCGATGAGCACGGCGCGGGAGATCGAGGAGGCCGCGCGCCTGATCCGTGCCGGCGAGCTCGTCGCCTTTCCGACCGAGACGGTCTACGGCCTCGGCGCCGACGCCACCAACGAACGCGCCGTCGCAAGGATCTTCGAGGCCAAGGGCCGGCCGAGCTTCAATCCGCTGATCATCCACGTGCTCGACGCCAAGGAGGCCGCTCGGCTGGTGCGCTGGAACGAGACGGCAGAGAAGCTCGCCGTGCGCTTCTGGCCCGGACCGCTGACGCTCGTCCTGCCGCGTGCCGCGTCCTGCCCGATCGCTCTGCTGACGACGGCCGGTCTCGACACCGTCGCGATCCGGGCTCCCGCCCACGCCCTGGCGCAGGCCCTGATCCAAGCCGCCGGCCGGCCGATCGCCGCGCCGTCGGCCAACCGCAGCGGCTCGGTCAGCCCGACGCGGCCGGAGCACGTCGCCGAATCGCTGGGCGACCGAGTCCGCATGATCCTCGACGGCGGGCCGTGCGAGGTCGGCGTGGAGTCGACCGTCCTCGACCTCACGACCGCATCGCCCACCCTGTTGCGGCCAGGCGGCGTCACGCGCGAGGCGATCGAGGCGGCAATCGGCCCGATCGAGGTCAGCGACGCGATTCCGGCCGGCAAGTCGCCGCGCAAGTCGCCGGGCCAGCTCGCGAGTCACTATGCGCCGTCCCGGCCCGTACGCCTGAACGCCGCCGGTGCCACCGCGCGGGAGGGACTGCTCGCCTTCGGGCCGAACGTGCCGGCGGGAGCGATGTTGACCTTGAATCTCAGTCCCGGCGCCGATGTCGGCGAGGCCGCCGCCAACCTGTTCGCCATGCTGCGGGCCCTCGACCGGCCCGACATCGACCGCATTGCGGTCATGCCCGTTCCGGAAGCGGGGTTGGGCCTCGCGATCAACGACCGCCTGCGTCGGGCGGCGGCGGATGACGGGTCAGGCCGCCGACGTTAAGCTGGCGCAAACGCGAGGAAACAATGCCCGACACCATCGTCCAGCCGCCGATTCCGACCACACCGGTCACCGCCGAGACCCTGGAGAAGCTGCGCGCCATCGTCGGCGACAAGGGCCTGATCGAGGGTGAGCAGGACAAGAAGCCGTTCGTGACCGACTGGCGCGGTGCGCGCTCGGGCAGCGCCGCGGTAGTCGTGAGGCCGGCGAGCGTCGAGGAGACGTCGAAGGTCGTCAGGCTCTGCCATGACAACGGCATCGCCATCGTACCGCAAGCCGGCAACACGGGCTTGATGGGCGGCGCCACGCCCTGGCCGAGCCACCGCGGCATCCTCCTGTCGGTCGGCCGCATGAACAAGGTGCTGGAGGTCGACCCGGTCGGCTACTCGATGACGGTCGAGGCGGGCTGCATCCTGCAGACGCTGCAGGAGACGGCGGCGGCGCACGACCGCTTCTTTCCGCTCAGCCTCGGGGCGCAGGGTTCGTGCCAAATTGGTGGCAACCTGTCGACCAACGCCGGTGGCGTGCAGGTCCTGCGTTATGGCAACGCGCGCAACCTGGTGATGGGACTGGAAGTCGTCCTGCCCAACGGCGACGTCTGGAACGGGCTGCGGTCGCTCAAGAAGGACAACACCGGCTACGACCTCAAGCACCTGTTCATGGGCGCGGAAGGCACGCTCGGCGTCATCACCAAGGCGGTGCTCAAGCTCTGGCCCGCCTCCAAGGACGGCGCGACCGCGTGGCTCGCGGTGCGCGATCCGCAGGCGGCCATCGAAATCCTGTCCGAAGCGCATTCGGCCTCCGAGGACAACGTCGAGTCATGCGAGCTGATGAGCCGCGAGGCGACCGAGATGGTGCTGCGCCACATCCCGGGTGTGCAGGATCCGCTGAAGGCGGACACGCCGTGGTACCTGCTGATGCAGTGGAACTCCTCGCGCGCCAAGGCCGACGGCGCGGAAGGAATGTCGGAGAAGATGGAACAGTTCCTCGCCGACCAGATGGAGGCCGGCCGCGTGCTCGACGCCGTGATTGCCCAGAACGAGGCCCAGGCGCGCAACATGTGGCGCATCCGCGAGGGCGTCGCCGAGGCCGGCCGCGCCGAGGGACCGGGCCTCAGCTACGACATTTCCGTCTCGATCTCCAAGGTTCCCGAGTTCATCGACCGCGGCATCAAGGCGGCGCTCGAGATCCTGCCCGGCCTCAGGCCGCATCCGCTCGGCCATATCGGCGACGGCAACATCCATTTCAGCTTCGGCGCCCCCAAGGGCATGGACCGGCAGACCCTGCAACAGTACGCGCCGGCCGTCACGCGCGCGGTCAACGATCTCATCACCTCCATGGCGGGCTCGATCTCGGCCGAGCACGGCATCGGCATCGAGAAGATCGACGAGCTGGCGCACTACAGGAGCAAGGTCGAGCTCGACACGATGCGGGCACTCAAGCGCGCGCTCGATCCAAAGAACATCATGAACCCGGGCAAGATCCTTCGGCTGTGAGCACGTTCGTCGACAAGCTGCGGTCGACCGTCGGCGACAAGGGGCTGATCACCGACGGGCAGGAAAAACACCCCTACCTCACCGACTGGCGCGAGAACTATCTCGGCACGGCCGAGGCAATCGTGCGGCCGGCGACGACCGAGGAAGTTGCCGCCGTGGTCGGGCTCTGTGCGGCCGAGAAGGTCCAGATCGTGCCGCAGGGCGGCAACACCGGCCTGGTCGGCGGCGGCATGCCGCACGAGACGGGTCGCCAGATCGTGCTGTCGCTCACCCGCATGAACCGCATCCTCGAGGTCGACACGGTCGGCTATTCGATGACGGTCGAGGCGGGCGTCGTGCTCAAGGCCATCCAGGAAAAAGCAGCCGAGCACGACCGGCTGTTTCCGCTGTCGCTCGCCGCCGAAGGAAGCTGCACCATCGGCGGCAACCTCTCGACCAATGCCGGCGGCGTGCAGGTGCTGCACTACGGCAACGCGCGCCAGCTCGTGCTCGGCCTGGAGGTCGTGACACCCCGGGGCGAGATCTGGAACGGGCTGCGCGCGCTCAAGAAGGACAACACCGGCTACGACCTGCGCGATCTCTATCTCGGGGCGGAAGGCACGCTCGGCATCATCACCAGGGCGGTGCTCAGGCTCTGGCCCAAGCCCAGGGACGTGGCGACGTCGTGGATCGCCGTGCCTTCGCCCGAAGCCGCCGTCGAGCTGCTGAGCGCCGCCCATGCCGCGAGCGAGGACAACGTCACCTCCTGCGAGCTGATGTCGCGCCAGGGAGTGGATTTCGTCCTGAAGCACATTCCCGGCGCAATCGATCCGCTCGCCGGGAAGCACGACTGGTACGTTCTTCTCGAATGGTCCTCGACCCGGCCGCGCCGCGATGGCGCCAACCAGTCGGACCTGTCCGAAAAGATGGAGGTCTATCTCGGCGATGCGATGGAGAGAGGCCTGGTGCTCGACGCCGCGCTCGCCCAGAACGAGGCGCAGGCCCGCGCTTTCTGGGCCCTGCGCGAGAACCACTCCGAGGCCCAGAAGCGCGAGGGACCGTCGATCAAACACGACATCTCGGTCGCCGTGAGCAGGATCCCGTCCTTCATGAAGGATGGCCTGGCGGCGATGATGAAGGCCCTGCCCGACTGCCGACCGGTGCCGTTCGGCCATGTCGGCGACGGCAACCTGCACTTCAATTGCCAGTCACCCCCCGGCTGGGACAAGAAGCGATTCTTCGCCCATGGCGACGCCATCAGTGGTGCGGTTTACGATCTGGTGGTGAGCTATGGCGGCTCGATCTCGGCCGAGCACGGCATCGGGCGGCTCAAGGTCGACGAGCTCGCCCACTACCGCAGCAAGGTCGAGCTCGACGTCATGCGCGCGATCAAGCGCGCGCTCGATCCCGACGGCCTGATGAATCCGGGGAAGATCGTCCGGATCTAGGCGATTTCGCCGACGGCCTTGCGGAAGCGGGCGACCGCCAGGGCGAACAGCACGGCGCCGATCGCAGCGATGTAGATGAACTGCGGCCACACGGTCTCGAAACCGGCGCCGCGGAACAGGATGGCCTGCGCCAGCATGATGAAGTGCGTGGTCGGCGCCGCCAGCATCACGTGCTGGATGAACTCCGGCATGCTCTCGCGCGGCGTCTGGCCGCCCGACAGCATCTCGAGCGGCACCAGCACGAGAACGATCAGCATGCCGAACTGCGGCATCGAGCGGGCGACGGTGCCGAGCAGAATCCCCATCGATGTTGTCGCAAAGAGGTGCATGGCGGCGCCGGCCAGGAACAAGGCGACCGAGCCGCCGATCGGCACCGCCAGCAGCACCTGCAGCACGAAAGCCAACGACAAGGCGCAGGCGACCAGCACCACCAGCGCCATCGCCCAGACCTTGCCCAGCATGATCTCGAGCGGCGTCACCGGCATCACCAGCAGATGGTCGATGGTGCCGTGCTCGCGTTCGCGGATCAGCGCCGCGCCGGTCAGGATGATCGACAGCATGGTCACGTTGTTGATCAGCTCGACCACGGCGCTGAACCACGAGACCGTCAGCGACGGATTGAAGCGGGCGCGCAGGACGAGTTCGACGGGTGCCTGCGTGTTGCCCCTGTAGCGCCGCAGGAAGGAGTCAATCTCGCCGCTGACGATGCTCTGCACGTAACCGCTGCCGGCGAAGGCCTGGCTCATGCGCGTGGCATCGACATTGAGCTGGATGGAGGGCCGGTCTCCATCGAGAAGGTGGCGCTGGAAGTCGGGCGGAATGTCGAGTGCGAAGGTGTCGAGGCCGGCATCCATCCGCCGATCCATCTCGTGCGGGGAGATGAGCGGCGGCTTCATGAAATACGGCGGCATGAAAGCGTCGACGATGCGCGTGGAGAGCGGCGAGCGGTCCTCGTCGACGATGGCAATCGGCGTCTGGTTGAGCTGCTCGGGCATCGAGGTCGAGGCGGTGTAGATCGAGATGCTGAAGGCGAACACGATCAACCCCAGCATCATGGGATCGCGGCCGAGGCCACGCAGCTCCTTCAGGCCGAGACCGATGATGTTGGCGAGCCGCATGGTTCAGCTCTCCTGCTTGCGCAGCAGCAGGGCGCTCACGGCAATCAGCACCGGCGCCGCCAGAAGGAGCGGCCAGAACGCGTCCTGCAGGTCGGCGAACCCGAGCGCCTTGGAGAAGGTGCCGCGTGCGATGGTGAGGAAGTGGGTCATGGGATAGGCCTCGCCGACCGCCCCGCCGAGACCCTGGAGAGAGGTCACCGGATCGATCATGCCGGAGAACTCCATCGCCGGGATCATGGTGCCGATGGTCGTGCCGAAGATCGCCGCCGACTGGCTGCGCATGAAGGACGAGAACAACAAACCGATCGCGGTGGCGGCGGCGACGTAGATCAGCGCTCCGACCGCGAGCGCCATGAAGCTGCCCTTCAGCGGGATGCCGAAGGCCAGGACGGCGAGCAGGGTCAGCAGAAGGAAGTTCACCATGCCGAGCGCGATGTAGGGCAGCTGCTTGCCCATCAGGAACTCCAGCCGGCTGACCGGCGTTACGTAGAAGTTGACGAGCGATCCCAGCTCCTTCTCGCGCACGACACTGAGGGCGGTCAGCATGGCGGGGATCAGCAGCAGCAGCATGGGAATGACCGCCGGCACCATGGCGACCAAGCTGCGGACGTCGGGGTTGTAGCGGAAGCGGACCTCTACGGTGGCTGCCGGTTCGGCCGCGGCCATGCTCGTCAGCCAGTTGGCGTGCATGCCTTGCACATAACCCTTGGCGGTCTCCGCCCTCATCGGCATCGCGCCATCCAGCCAGGCGCCGACCTCGACCTGCCGGCCGCGCGCGATGTCGCGCGCGAAGTTGGACGGGAGCTCGATGGCGAGACTGAGTTCGCCCGACCGCATGCGGCGATCGAGGTCGGCATGATCGGCGAGCGGCGGCCGTTCGCTGAAATAGCGCGAGCCCGCGAGGTTGAGGGCGTAGTCGCGGCTGGTCGTGGTGTCGTCGCGATCGAGCACGGCGAAGCTCAGATTCTCGACATCCATGTTGATGCCGTAGCCGATGACGAACATCAGGATGACGCTGCCGAGCAACGCCAGGGTGGCGCGGATGGGATCGCGCGCCAGCTCGATCGCCTCCCGTCGAGTGTAGGCCAGCAGGCGGCGCAACTCGAACGGCCGATGCTTTCGCCGCGCCGGATTGGCGCCATCCGGCAACTCCGCCGACCGACCGTCGCCCTGCTCGGCCGCGGCGTCCTGGAGCCATCCGACGAAGGCCTCCTCGAGCGTATCGACGCCGCGCCTGGCGACGATGGCCGCCGGGCTATCGGTCACCAGGACGCGGCCGGCATGCATCAGTGAGATGCGGTCGCAACGCTGCGCCTCGTTCATCAGGTGCGTCGAGATGAAGATCGTAACCTGTTCCTGGCGCGCCAGGTCGATCATGATCCGCCAGAACGAGTCGCGCGCGATCGGATCGACGCCGGACGTCGGCTCGTCCAAGATCAGCAGATTCGGCCGATGGATCACGGCCACCGCGAGCGACAGGCGCTGGCGCCGACCGAGCGGCAACGTCGGCGGCAAGGCGTCGAGGACGTCGAGCAGCTCGAACCGCTCGGCAACTTCGCCGACCCGAACGGCGATCGACGCCTCGGGGAGGCGGAATAGGCGCGCGTGGAGCTCGAGGTTCTCGCGCACCGTCAGCTCGC
This genomic interval carries:
- a CDS encoding FAD-binding oxidoreductase, whose product is MPDTIVQPPIPTTPVTAETLEKLRAIVGDKGLIEGEQDKKPFVTDWRGARSGSAAVVVRPASVEETSKVVRLCHDNGIAIVPQAGNTGLMGGATPWPSHRGILLSVGRMNKVLEVDPVGYSMTVEAGCILQTLQETAAAHDRFFPLSLGAQGSCQIGGNLSTNAGGVQVLRYGNARNLVMGLEVVLPNGDVWNGLRSLKKDNTGYDLKHLFMGAEGTLGVITKAVLKLWPASKDGATAWLAVRDPQAAIEILSEAHSASEDNVESCELMSREATEMVLRHIPGVQDPLKADTPWYLLMQWNSSRAKADGAEGMSEKMEQFLADQMEAGRVLDAVIAQNEAQARNMWRIREGVAEAGRAEGPGLSYDISVSISKVPEFIDRGIKAALEILPGLRPHPLGHIGDGNIHFSFGAPKGMDRQTLQQYAPAVTRAVNDLITSMAGSISAEHGIGIEKIDELAHYRSKVELDTMRALKRALDPKNIMNPGKILRL
- a CDS encoding FAD-binding oxidoreductase; amino-acid sequence: MSTFVDKLRSTVGDKGLITDGQEKHPYLTDWRENYLGTAEAIVRPATTEEVAAVVGLCAAEKVQIVPQGGNTGLVGGGMPHETGRQIVLSLTRMNRILEVDTVGYSMTVEAGVVLKAIQEKAAEHDRLFPLSLAAEGSCTIGGNLSTNAGGVQVLHYGNARQLVLGLEVVTPRGEIWNGLRALKKDNTGYDLRDLYLGAEGTLGIITRAVLRLWPKPRDVATSWIAVPSPEAAVELLSAAHAASEDNVTSCELMSRQGVDFVLKHIPGAIDPLAGKHDWYVLLEWSSTRPRRDGANQSDLSEKMEVYLGDAMERGLVLDAALAQNEAQARAFWALRENHSEAQKREGPSIKHDISVAVSRIPSFMKDGLAAMMKALPDCRPVPFGHVGDGNLHFNCQSPPGWDKKRFFAHGDAISGAVYDLVVSYGGSISAEHGIGRLKVDELAHYRSKVELDVMRAIKRALDPDGLMNPGKIVRI
- a CDS encoding ABC transporter permease; this translates as MRLANIIGLGLKELRGLGRDPMMLGLIVFAFSISIYTASTSMPEQLNQTPIAIVDEDRSPLSTRIVDAFMPPYFMKPPLISPHEMDRRMDAGLDTFALDIPPDFQRHLLDGDRPSIQLNVDATRMSQAFAGSGYVQSIVSGEIDSFLRRYRGNTQAPVELVLRARFNPSLTVSWFSAVVELINNVTMLSIILTGAALIREREHGTIDHLLVMPVTPLEIMLGKVWAMALVVLVACALSLAFVLQVLLAVPIGGSVALFLAGAAMHLFATTSMGILLGTVARSMPQFGMLIVLVLVPLEMLSGGQTPRESMPEFIQHVMLAAPTTHFIMLAQAILFRGAGFETVWPQFIYIAAIGAVLFALAVARFRKAVGEIA
- the rbbA gene encoding ribosome-associated ATPase/putative transporter RbbA; its protein translation is MTDPVARLTGVDLRYGKVTALDAVDLEVPAGIVVGLIGPDGVGKSSLLSLMAGARRLQKGRVEVLGGDMARGRHRRRACTRIAYMPQGLGRNLYPSLSVAENIDFFARLFGHGRRERARRIAELTRATGLAPFVDRPAGKLSGGMKQKLGLCCALIHDPDLLILDEPTTGIDPLSRRQFWDLIARIRAARPGMSVIVATAYMEEAARFDWLVAMHAGGVLAAGTPADLLARTATASLEAAFIALLPEQRLHDYRPVEIRPRDGEENGEVAIEAHGLTKRFGDFVAVDHVDLRIDRGEIFGFLGSNGCGKTTTMKMLTGLLPPSEGEARLFGQSLDARDFETRRRVGYMSQSFSLYGELTVRENLELHARLFRLPEASIAVRVGEVAERFELLDVLDALPPTLPLGRRQRLSLAVAVIHRPNLLILDEPTSGVDPIARDSFWRIMIDLARQEQVTIFISTHLMNEAQRCDRISLMHAGRVLVTDSPAAIVARRGVDTLEEAFVGWLQDAAAEQGDGRSAELPDGANPARRKHRPFELRRLLAYTRREAIELARDPIRATLALLGSVILMFVIGYGINMDVENLSFAVLDRDDTTTSRDYALNLAGSRYFSERPPLADHADLDRRMRSGELSLAIELPSNFARDIARGRQVEVGAWLDGAMPMRAETAKGYVQGMHANWLTSMAAAEPAATVEVRFRYNPDVRSLVAMVPAVIPMLLLLIPAMLTALSVVREKELGSLVNFYVTPVSRLEFLMGKQLPYIALGMVNFLLLTLLAVLAFGIPLKGSFMALAVGALIYVAAATAIGLLFSSFMRSQSAAIFGTTIGTMIPAMEFSGMIDPVTSLQGLGGAVGEAYPMTHFLTIARGTFSKALGFADLQDAFWPLLLAAPVLIAVSALLLRKQES